One part of the Arabidopsis thaliana chromosome 1 sequence genome encodes these proteins:
- the PHYA gene encoding phytochrome A, with protein MEKKMSGSRPTQSSEGSRRSRHSARIIAQTTVDAKLHADFEESGSSFDYSTSVRVTGPVVENQPPRSDKVTTTYLHHIQKGKLIQPFGCLLALDEKTFKVIAYSENASELLTMASHAVPSVGEHPVLGIGTDIRSLFTAPSASALQKALGFGDVSLLNPILVHCRTSAKPFYAIIHRVTGSIIIDFEPVKPYEVPMTAAGALQSYKLAAKAITRLQSLPSGSMERLCDTMVQEVFELTGYDRVMAYKFHEDDHGEVVSEVTKPGLEPYLGLHYPATDIPQAARFLFMKNKVRMIVDCNAKHARVLQDEKLSFDLTLCGSTLRAPHSCHLQYMANMDSIASLVMAVVVNEEDGEGDAPDATTQPQKRKRLWGLVVCHNTTPRFVPFPLRYACEFLAQVFAIHVNKEVELDNQMVEKNILRTQTLLCDMLMRDAPLGIVSQSPNIMDLVKCDGAALLYKDKIWKLGTTPSEFHLQEIASWLCEYHMDSTGLSTDSLHDAGFPRALSLGDSVCGMAAVRISSKDMIFWFRSHTAGEVRWGGAKHDPDDRDDARRMHPRSSFKAFLEVVKTRSLPWKDYEMDAIHSLQLILRNAFKDSETTDVNTKVIYSKLNDLKIDGIQELEAVTSEMVRLIETATVPILAVDSDGLVNGWNTKIAELTGLSVDEAIGKHFLTLVEDSSVEIVKRMLENALEGTEEQNVQFEIKTHLSRADAGPISLVVNACASRDLHENVVGVCFVAHDLTGQKTVMDKFTRIEGDYKAIIQNPNPLIPPIFGTDEFGWCTEWNPAMSKLTGLKREEVIDKMLLGEVFGTQKSCCRLKNQEAFVNLGIVLNNAVTSQDPEKVSFAFFTRGGKYVECLLCVSKKLDREGVVTGVFCFLQLASHELQQALHVQRLAERTAVKRLKALAYIKRQIRNPLSGIMFTRKMIEGTELGPEQRRILQTSALCQKQLSKILDDSDLESIIEGCLDLEMKEFTLNEVLTASTSQVMMKSNGKSVRITNETGEEVMSDTLYGDSIRLQQVLADFMLMAVNFTPSGGQLTVSASLRKDQLGRSVHLANLEIRLTHTGAGIPEFLLNQMFGTEEDVSEEGLSLMVSRKLVKLMNGDVQYLRQAGKSSFIITAELAAANK; from the exons ATGGA GAAAAAAATGTCAGGCTCTAGGCCGACTCAGTCCTCTGAGGGCTCAAGGCGATCAAGGCACAGCGCTAGGATCATTGCGCAGACCACTGTAGATGCGAAACTCCATGCTGATTTTGAGGAGTCAGGCAGCTCCTTTGATTACTCAACCTCAGTGCGTGTCACTGGCCCGGTTGTGGAGAATCAGCCACCAAGGTCTGACAAAGTTACCACGACTTATCTTCATCATATACAGAAGGGAAAGCTGATTCAGCCCTTCGGTTGTTTACTTGCCTTGGATGAGAAGACCTTCAAAGTTATTGCATACAGCGAGAATGCATCTGAGCTGTTGACAATGGCCAGTCATGCAGTTCCTAGTGTTGGCGAACACCCTGTTCTAGGCATTGGGACAGATATAAGGAGTCTTTTCACTGCTCCTAGTGCGTCTGCATTGCAGAAAGCCCTTGGATTTGGAGATGTCTCTCTTTTGAATCCCATTCTTGTGCACTGCAGGACTTCTGCAAAGCCCTTTTATGCGATTATCCACAGGGTTACAGGGAGCATCATCATCGACTTTGAACCCGTGAAGCCTTATGAAGTCCCCATGACAGCTGCTGGTGCCTTACAATCATACAAGCTCGCTGCCAAAGCAATCACTAGGCTGCAATCTTTACCCAGCGGGAGTATGGAAAGGCTTTGTGATACAATGGTTCAAGAGGTTTTTGAACTCACGGGGTATGACAGGGTGATGGCTTATAAGTTTCATGAAGATGATCACGGTGAGGTTGTCTCCGAGGTTACAAAACCTGGGCTGGAGCCTTATCTTGGGCTGCATTATCCTGCCACCGACATCCCTCAAGCAGCCCGTTTTCTGTTTATGAAGAACAAGGTCCGGATGATAGTTGATTGCAATGCAAAACATGCTAGGGTGCTTCAAGATGAAAAGCTTTCCTTTGACCTTACCTTGTGTGGCTCCACCCTTAGAGCACCGCACAGCTGCCATTTGCAGTACATGGCCAACATGGATTCAATTGCATCTCTGGTTATGGCGGTTGTAGTTAACgaggaagatggagaaggGGATGCTCCTGATGCTACTACACAGCctcaaaagagaaagagactaTGGGGTTTAGTGGTTTGTCACAATACGACTCCGAGGTTTGTTCCATTTCCTCTCAGGTATGCCTGTGAGTTTCTAGCTCAAGTGTTTGCCATACACGTCAATAAGGAGGTGGAACTCGATAACCAGATGGTGGAGAAGAACATTTTGCGCACGCAGACACTCTTGTGCGATATGCTGATGCGTGATGCTCCACTGGGTATTGTGTCGCAAAGCCCCAACATAATGGACCTTGTGAAATGTGATGGAGCAGCTCTCTTGTATAAAGACAAGATATGGAAACTGGGAACAACTCCAAGTGAGTTCCACCTGCAGGAGATAGCTTCATGGTTGTGTGAATACCACATGGATTCAACGGGTTTGAGCACTGATAGTTTGCATGACGCCGGGTTTCCTAGGGCTCTATCTCTCGGGGATTCGGTATGTGGGATGGCAGCTGTGAGGATATCATCGAAAGACATGATTTTCTGGTTCCGTTCTCATACCGCTGGTGAAGTGAGATGGGGAGGTGCGAAGCATGATCCAGATGATAGGGATGATGCAAGGAGAATGCACCCAAGGTCATCGTTCAAGGCTTTCCTTGAAGTGGTCAAGACAAGGAGTTTACCTTGGAAGGACTATGAGATGGATGCCATACACTCCTTGCAACTTATTTTGAGGAATGCTTTCAAGGATAGTGAAACTACTGATGTGAATACAAAGGTCATTTACTCGAAGCTAAATGATCTCAAAATTGATGGTATACAAGAACTAGAAGCTGTGACCAGTGAGATGGTTCGTTTAATTGAGACTGCTACGGTGCCAATATTGGCGGTTGATTCTGATGGACTGGTTAATGGTTGGAACACGAAAATTGCTGAGCTGACTGGTCTTTCGGTTGATGAAGCAATCGGGAAGCATTTCCTCACACTTGTTGAAGATTCTTCAGTGGAAATCGTTAAAAGGATGCTAGAGAACGCATTAGAAG GAACTGAGGAGCAGAATGTCCAGTTTGAGATCAAGACACATCTGTCCAGGGCTGATGCTGGGCCAATAAGTTTAGTTGTAAATGCATGCGCAAGTAGAGATCTCCATGAAAACGTGGTTGGGGTGTGTTTTGTAGCCCATGATCTTACTGGCCAGAAGACTGTGATGGACAAGTTTACGCGGATTGAAGGTGATTACAAGGCAATcatccaaaatccaaacccGCTGATCCCGCCAATATTTGGTACCGATGAGTTTGGATGGTGCACAGAGTGGAATCCAGCAATGTCAAAGTTAACCGGTTTGAAGCGAGAGGAAGTGATTGACAAAATGCTCTTAGGAGAAGTATTTGGGACGCAGAAGTCATGTTGTCGTCTAAAGAATCAAGAAGCCTTTGTAAACCTTGGGATTGTGCTGAACAATGCTGTGACCAGTCAAGATCCAGAGAAAGTATCGTTTGCTTTCTTTACAAGAGGTGGCAAGTATGTGGAGTGTCTGTTGTGTGTGAGTAAGAAACTGGACAGGGAAGGTGTAGTGACAGGTGTCTTCTGTTTCCTGCAACTTGCCAGCCATGAGCTGCAGCAAGCGCTCCATGTTCAACGTTTAGCTGAGCGAACCGCAGTGAAGAGACTAAAGGCTCTAGCATACATAAAAAGACAGATCAGGAATCCGCTATCTGGGATCATGTTTACAAGGAAAATGATAGAGGGTACTGAATTAGGACCAGAGCAAAGACGGATTTTGCAAACTAGCGCGTTATGTCAGAAGCAACTAAGCAAGATCCTCGATGATTCGGATCTTGAAAGCATCATTGAAGG ATGCTTGGATTTGGAAATGAAAGAATTCACCTTAAATGAAGTGTTGACTGCTTCCACAAGTCAAGTAATGATGAAGAGTAACGGAAAGAGTGTTCGGATAACAAATGAGACCGGAGAAGAAGTAATGTCTGACACTTTGTATGGAGACAGTATTAGGCTTCAACAAGTCTTGGCAGATTTCATGCTGATGGCTGTAAACTTTACACCATCCGGAGGTCAGCTAACTGTTTCAGCTTCCCTGAGGAAGGATCAGCTCGGGCGTTCTGTGCATCTTGCTAATCTAGAGATCAG GTTAACGCATACCGGAGCTGGGATACCTGAGTTTTTACTAAACCAAATGTTTGGGACTGAGGAAGATGTGTCAGAAGAAGGATTGAGCTTAATGGTTAGCCGGAAACTGGTGAAGCTGATGAATGGAGATGTTCAGTACTTGAGACAAGCTGGGAAATCAAGTTTCATTATCACTGCGGAACTCGCTGCAGCAAACAAGTAG
- the PHYA gene encoding phytochrome A gives MSGSRPTQSSEGSRRSRHSARIIAQTTVDAKLHADFEESGSSFDYSTSVRVTGPVVENQPPRSDKVTTTYLHHIQKGKLIQPFGCLLALDEKTFKVIAYSENASELLTMASHAVPSVGEHPVLGIGTDIRSLFTAPSASALQKALGFGDVSLLNPILVHCRTSAKPFYAIIHRVTGSIIIDFEPVKPYEVPMTAAGALQSYKLAAKAITRLQSLPSGSMERLCDTMVQEVFELTGYDRVMAYKFHEDDHGEVVSEVTKPGLEPYLGLHYPATDIPQAARFLFMKNKVRMIVDCNAKHARVLQDEKLSFDLTLCGSTLRAPHSCHLQYMANMDSIASLVMAVVVNEEDGEGDAPDATTQPQKRKRLWGLVVCHNTTPRFVPFPLRYACEFLAQVFAIHVNKEVELDNQMVEKNILRTQTLLCDMLMRDAPLGIVSQSPNIMDLVKCDGAALLYKDKIWKLGTTPSEFHLQEIASWLCEYHMDSTGLSTDSLHDAGFPRALSLGDSVCGMAAVRISSKDMIFWFRSHTAGEVRWGGAKHDPDDRDDARRMHPRSSFKAFLEVVKTRSLPWKDYEMDAIHSLQLILRNAFKDSETTDVNTKVIYSKLNDLKIDGIQELEAVTSEMVRLIETATVPILAVDSDGLVNGWNTKIAELTGLSVDEAIGKHFLTLVEDSSVEIVKRMLENALEGTEEQNVQFEIKTHLSRADAGPISLVVNACASRDLHENVVGVCFVAHDLTGQKTVMDKFTRIEGDYKAIIQNPNPLIPPIFGTDEFGWCTEWNPAMSKLTGLKREEVIDKMLLGEVFGTQKSCCRLKNQEAFVNLGIVLNNAVTSQDPEKVSFAFFTRGGKYVECLLCVSKKLDREGVVTGVFCFLQLASHELQQALHVQRLAERTAVKRLKALAYIKRQIRNPLSGIMFTRKMIEGTELGPEQRRILQTSALCQKQLSKILDDSDLESIIEGCLDLEMKEFTLNEVLTASTSQVMMKSNGKSVRITNETGEEVMSDTLYGDSIRLQQVLADFMLMAVNFTPSGGQLTVSASLRKDQLGRSVHLANLEIRLTHTGAGIPEFLLNQMFGTEEDVSEEGLSLMVSRKLVKLMNGDVQYLRQAGKSSFIITAELAAANK, from the exons ATGTCAGGCTCTAGGCCGACTCAGTCCTCTGAGGGCTCAAGGCGATCAAGGCACAGCGCTAGGATCATTGCGCAGACCACTGTAGATGCGAAACTCCATGCTGATTTTGAGGAGTCAGGCAGCTCCTTTGATTACTCAACCTCAGTGCGTGTCACTGGCCCGGTTGTGGAGAATCAGCCACCAAGGTCTGACAAAGTTACCACGACTTATCTTCATCATATACAGAAGGGAAAGCTGATTCAGCCCTTCGGTTGTTTACTTGCCTTGGATGAGAAGACCTTCAAAGTTATTGCATACAGCGAGAATGCATCTGAGCTGTTGACAATGGCCAGTCATGCAGTTCCTAGTGTTGGCGAACACCCTGTTCTAGGCATTGGGACAGATATAAGGAGTCTTTTCACTGCTCCTAGTGCGTCTGCATTGCAGAAAGCCCTTGGATTTGGAGATGTCTCTCTTTTGAATCCCATTCTTGTGCACTGCAGGACTTCTGCAAAGCCCTTTTATGCGATTATCCACAGGGTTACAGGGAGCATCATCATCGACTTTGAACCCGTGAAGCCTTATGAAGTCCCCATGACAGCTGCTGGTGCCTTACAATCATACAAGCTCGCTGCCAAAGCAATCACTAGGCTGCAATCTTTACCCAGCGGGAGTATGGAAAGGCTTTGTGATACAATGGTTCAAGAGGTTTTTGAACTCACGGGGTATGACAGGGTGATGGCTTATAAGTTTCATGAAGATGATCACGGTGAGGTTGTCTCCGAGGTTACAAAACCTGGGCTGGAGCCTTATCTTGGGCTGCATTATCCTGCCACCGACATCCCTCAAGCAGCCCGTTTTCTGTTTATGAAGAACAAGGTCCGGATGATAGTTGATTGCAATGCAAAACATGCTAGGGTGCTTCAAGATGAAAAGCTTTCCTTTGACCTTACCTTGTGTGGCTCCACCCTTAGAGCACCGCACAGCTGCCATTTGCAGTACATGGCCAACATGGATTCAATTGCATCTCTGGTTATGGCGGTTGTAGTTAACgaggaagatggagaaggGGATGCTCCTGATGCTACTACACAGCctcaaaagagaaagagactaTGGGGTTTAGTGGTTTGTCACAATACGACTCCGAGGTTTGTTCCATTTCCTCTCAGGTATGCCTGTGAGTTTCTAGCTCAAGTGTTTGCCATACACGTCAATAAGGAGGTGGAACTCGATAACCAGATGGTGGAGAAGAACATTTTGCGCACGCAGACACTCTTGTGCGATATGCTGATGCGTGATGCTCCACTGGGTATTGTGTCGCAAAGCCCCAACATAATGGACCTTGTGAAATGTGATGGAGCAGCTCTCTTGTATAAAGACAAGATATGGAAACTGGGAACAACTCCAAGTGAGTTCCACCTGCAGGAGATAGCTTCATGGTTGTGTGAATACCACATGGATTCAACGGGTTTGAGCACTGATAGTTTGCATGACGCCGGGTTTCCTAGGGCTCTATCTCTCGGGGATTCGGTATGTGGGATGGCAGCTGTGAGGATATCATCGAAAGACATGATTTTCTGGTTCCGTTCTCATACCGCTGGTGAAGTGAGATGGGGAGGTGCGAAGCATGATCCAGATGATAGGGATGATGCAAGGAGAATGCACCCAAGGTCATCGTTCAAGGCTTTCCTTGAAGTGGTCAAGACAAGGAGTTTACCTTGGAAGGACTATGAGATGGATGCCATACACTCCTTGCAACTTATTTTGAGGAATGCTTTCAAGGATAGTGAAACTACTGATGTGAATACAAAGGTCATTTACTCGAAGCTAAATGATCTCAAAATTGATGGTATACAAGAACTAGAAGCTGTGACCAGTGAGATGGTTCGTTTAATTGAGACTGCTACGGTGCCAATATTGGCGGTTGATTCTGATGGACTGGTTAATGGTTGGAACACGAAAATTGCTGAGCTGACTGGTCTTTCGGTTGATGAAGCAATCGGGAAGCATTTCCTCACACTTGTTGAAGATTCTTCAGTGGAAATCGTTAAAAGGATGCTAGAGAACGCATTAGAAG GAACTGAGGAGCAGAATGTCCAGTTTGAGATCAAGACACATCTGTCCAGGGCTGATGCTGGGCCAATAAGTTTAGTTGTAAATGCATGCGCAAGTAGAGATCTCCATGAAAACGTGGTTGGGGTGTGTTTTGTAGCCCATGATCTTACTGGCCAGAAGACTGTGATGGACAAGTTTACGCGGATTGAAGGTGATTACAAGGCAATcatccaaaatccaaacccGCTGATCCCGCCAATATTTGGTACCGATGAGTTTGGATGGTGCACAGAGTGGAATCCAGCAATGTCAAAGTTAACCGGTTTGAAGCGAGAGGAAGTGATTGACAAAATGCTCTTAGGAGAAGTATTTGGGACGCAGAAGTCATGTTGTCGTCTAAAGAATCAAGAAGCCTTTGTAAACCTTGGGATTGTGCTGAACAATGCTGTGACCAGTCAAGATCCAGAGAAAGTATCGTTTGCTTTCTTTACAAGAGGTGGCAAGTATGTGGAGTGTCTGTTGTGTGTGAGTAAGAAACTGGACAGGGAAGGTGTAGTGACAGGTGTCTTCTGTTTCCTGCAACTTGCCAGCCATGAGCTGCAGCAAGCGCTCCATGTTCAACGTTTAGCTGAGCGAACCGCAGTGAAGAGACTAAAGGCTCTAGCATACATAAAAAGACAGATCAGGAATCCGCTATCTGGGATCATGTTTACAAGGAAAATGATAGAGGGTACTGAATTAGGACCAGAGCAAAGACGGATTTTGCAAACTAGCGCGTTATGTCAGAAGCAACTAAGCAAGATCCTCGATGATTCGGATCTTGAAAGCATCATTGAAGG ATGCTTGGATTTGGAAATGAAAGAATTCACCTTAAATGAAGTGTTGACTGCTTCCACAAGTCAAGTAATGATGAAGAGTAACGGAAAGAGTGTTCGGATAACAAATGAGACCGGAGAAGAAGTAATGTCTGACACTTTGTATGGAGACAGTATTAGGCTTCAACAAGTCTTGGCAGATTTCATGCTGATGGCTGTAAACTTTACACCATCCGGAGGTCAGCTAACTGTTTCAGCTTCCCTGAGGAAGGATCAGCTCGGGCGTTCTGTGCATCTTGCTAATCTAGAGATCAG GTTAACGCATACCGGAGCTGGGATACCTGAGTTTTTACTAAACCAAATGTTTGGGACTGAGGAAGATGTGTCAGAAGAAGGATTGAGCTTAATGGTTAGCCGGAAACTGGTGAAGCTGATGAATGGAGATGTTCAGTACTTGAGACAAGCTGGGAAATCAAGTTTCATTATCACTGCGGAACTCGCTGCAGCAAACAAGTAG
- the PHYA gene encoding phytochrome A (phytochrome A (PHYA); CONTAINS InterPro DOMAIN/s: PAC motif (InterPro:IPR001610), Phytochrome, central region (InterPro:IPR013515), Signal transduction histidine kinase, core (InterPro:IPR005467), PAS fold (InterPro:IPR013767), PAS (InterPro:IPR000014), Phytochrome chromophore attachment domain (InterPro:IPR016132), ATPase-like, ATP-binding domain (InterPro:IPR003594), PAS fold-2 (InterPro:IPR013654), Phytochrome (InterPro:IPR001294), Signal transduction histidine kinase, subgroup 1, dimerisation/phosphoacceptor domain (InterPro:IPR003661), Phytochrome chromophore binding site (InterPro:IPR013516), GAF (InterPro:IPR003018); BEST Arabidopsis thaliana protein match is: phytochrome B (TAIR:AT2G18790.1); Has 30201 Blast hits to 17322 proteins in 780 species: Archae - 12; Bacteria - 1396; Metazoa - 17338; Fungi - 3422; Plants - 5037; Viruses - 0; Other Eukaryotes - 2996 (source: NCBI BLink).), giving the protein MASHAVPSVGEHPVLGIGTDIRSLFTAPSASALQKALGFGDVSLLNPILVHCRTSAKPFYAIIHRVTGSIIIDFEPVKPYEVPMTAAGALQSYKLAAKAITRLQSLPSGSMERLCDTMVQEVFELTGYDRVMAYKFHEDDHGEVVSEVTKPGLEPYLGLHYPATDIPQAARFLFMKNKVRMIVDCNAKHARVLQDEKLSFDLTLCGSTLRAPHSCHLQYMANMDSIASLVMAVVVNEEDGEGDAPDATTQPQKRKRLWGLVVCHNTTPRFVPFPLRYACEFLAQVFAIHVNKEVELDNQMVEKNILRTQTLLCDMLMRDAPLGIVSQSPNIMDLVKCDGAALLYKDKIWKLGTTPSEFHLQEIASWLCEYHMDSTGLSTDSLHDAGFPRALSLGDSVCGMAAVRISSKDMIFWFRSHTAGEVRWGGAKHDPDDRDDARRMHPRSSFKAFLEVVKTRSLPWKDYEMDAIHSLQLILRNAFKDSETTDVNTKVIYSKLNDLKIDGIQELEAVTSEMVRLIETATVPILAVDSDGLVNGWNTKIAELTGLSVDEAIGKHFLTLVEDSSVEIVKRMLENALEGTEEQNVQFEIKTHLSRADAGPISLVVNACASRDLHENVVGVCFVAHDLTGQKTVMDKFTRIEGDYKAIIQNPNPLIPPIFGTDEFGWCTEWNPAMSKLTGLKREEVIDKMLLGEVFGTQKSCCRLKNQEAFVNLGIVLNNAVTSQDPEKVSFAFFTRGGKYVECLLCVSKKLDREGVVTGVFCFLQLASHELQQALHVQRLAERTAVKRLKALAYIKRQIRNPLSGIMFTRKMIEGTELGPEQRRILQTSALCQKQLSKILDDSDLESIIEGCLDLEMKEFTLNEVLTASTSQVMMKSNGKSVRITNETGEEVMSDTLYGDSIRLQQVLADFMLMAVNFTPSGGQLTVSASLRKDQLGRSVHLANLEIRLTHTGAGIPEFLLNQMFGTEEDVSEEGLSLMVSRKLVKLMNGDVQYLRQAGKSSFIITAELAAANK; this is encoded by the exons ATGGCCAGTCATGCAGTTCCTAGTGTTGGCGAACACCCTGTTCTAGGCATTGGGACAGATATAAGGAGTCTTTTCACTGCTCCTAGTGCGTCTGCATTGCAGAAAGCCCTTGGATTTGGAGATGTCTCTCTTTTGAATCCCATTCTTGTGCACTGCAGGACTTCTGCAAAGCCCTTTTATGCGATTATCCACAGGGTTACAGGGAGCATCATCATCGACTTTGAACCCGTGAAGCCTTATGAAGTCCCCATGACAGCTGCTGGTGCCTTACAATCATACAAGCTCGCTGCCAAAGCAATCACTAGGCTGCAATCTTTACCCAGCGGGAGTATGGAAAGGCTTTGTGATACAATGGTTCAAGAGGTTTTTGAACTCACGGGGTATGACAGGGTGATGGCTTATAAGTTTCATGAAGATGATCACGGTGAGGTTGTCTCCGAGGTTACAAAACCTGGGCTGGAGCCTTATCTTGGGCTGCATTATCCTGCCACCGACATCCCTCAAGCAGCCCGTTTTCTGTTTATGAAGAACAAGGTCCGGATGATAGTTGATTGCAATGCAAAACATGCTAGGGTGCTTCAAGATGAAAAGCTTTCCTTTGACCTTACCTTGTGTGGCTCCACCCTTAGAGCACCGCACAGCTGCCATTTGCAGTACATGGCCAACATGGATTCAATTGCATCTCTGGTTATGGCGGTTGTAGTTAACgaggaagatggagaaggGGATGCTCCTGATGCTACTACACAGCctcaaaagagaaagagactaTGGGGTTTAGTGGTTTGTCACAATACGACTCCGAGGTTTGTTCCATTTCCTCTCAGGTATGCCTGTGAGTTTCTAGCTCAAGTGTTTGCCATACACGTCAATAAGGAGGTGGAACTCGATAACCAGATGGTGGAGAAGAACATTTTGCGCACGCAGACACTCTTGTGCGATATGCTGATGCGTGATGCTCCACTGGGTATTGTGTCGCAAAGCCCCAACATAATGGACCTTGTGAAATGTGATGGAGCAGCTCTCTTGTATAAAGACAAGATATGGAAACTGGGAACAACTCCAAGTGAGTTCCACCTGCAGGAGATAGCTTCATGGTTGTGTGAATACCACATGGATTCAACGGGTTTGAGCACTGATAGTTTGCATGACGCCGGGTTTCCTAGGGCTCTATCTCTCGGGGATTCGGTATGTGGGATGGCAGCTGTGAGGATATCATCGAAAGACATGATTTTCTGGTTCCGTTCTCATACCGCTGGTGAAGTGAGATGGGGAGGTGCGAAGCATGATCCAGATGATAGGGATGATGCAAGGAGAATGCACCCAAGGTCATCGTTCAAGGCTTTCCTTGAAGTGGTCAAGACAAGGAGTTTACCTTGGAAGGACTATGAGATGGATGCCATACACTCCTTGCAACTTATTTTGAGGAATGCTTTCAAGGATAGTGAAACTACTGATGTGAATACAAAGGTCATTTACTCGAAGCTAAATGATCTCAAAATTGATGGTATACAAGAACTAGAAGCTGTGACCAGTGAGATGGTTCGTTTAATTGAGACTGCTACGGTGCCAATATTGGCGGTTGATTCTGATGGACTGGTTAATGGTTGGAACACGAAAATTGCTGAGCTGACTGGTCTTTCGGTTGATGAAGCAATCGGGAAGCATTTCCTCACACTTGTTGAAGATTCTTCAGTGGAAATCGTTAAAAGGATGCTAGAGAACGCATTAGAAG GAACTGAGGAGCAGAATGTCCAGTTTGAGATCAAGACACATCTGTCCAGGGCTGATGCTGGGCCAATAAGTTTAGTTGTAAATGCATGCGCAAGTAGAGATCTCCATGAAAACGTGGTTGGGGTGTGTTTTGTAGCCCATGATCTTACTGGCCAGAAGACTGTGATGGACAAGTTTACGCGGATTGAAGGTGATTACAAGGCAATcatccaaaatccaaacccGCTGATCCCGCCAATATTTGGTACCGATGAGTTTGGATGGTGCACAGAGTGGAATCCAGCAATGTCAAAGTTAACCGGTTTGAAGCGAGAGGAAGTGATTGACAAAATGCTCTTAGGAGAAGTATTTGGGACGCAGAAGTCATGTTGTCGTCTAAAGAATCAAGAAGCCTTTGTAAACCTTGGGATTGTGCTGAACAATGCTGTGACCAGTCAAGATCCAGAGAAAGTATCGTTTGCTTTCTTTACAAGAGGTGGCAAGTATGTGGAGTGTCTGTTGTGTGTGAGTAAGAAACTGGACAGGGAAGGTGTAGTGACAGGTGTCTTCTGTTTCCTGCAACTTGCCAGCCATGAGCTGCAGCAAGCGCTCCATGTTCAACGTTTAGCTGAGCGAACCGCAGTGAAGAGACTAAAGGCTCTAGCATACATAAAAAGACAGATCAGGAATCCGCTATCTGGGATCATGTTTACAAGGAAAATGATAGAGGGTACTGAATTAGGACCAGAGCAAAGACGGATTTTGCAAACTAGCGCGTTATGTCAGAAGCAACTAAGCAAGATCCTCGATGATTCGGATCTTGAAAGCATCATTGAAGG ATGCTTGGATTTGGAAATGAAAGAATTCACCTTAAATGAAGTGTTGACTGCTTCCACAAGTCAAGTAATGATGAAGAGTAACGGAAAGAGTGTTCGGATAACAAATGAGACCGGAGAAGAAGTAATGTCTGACACTTTGTATGGAGACAGTATTAGGCTTCAACAAGTCTTGGCAGATTTCATGCTGATGGCTGTAAACTTTACACCATCCGGAGGTCAGCTAACTGTTTCAGCTTCCCTGAGGAAGGATCAGCTCGGGCGTTCTGTGCATCTTGCTAATCTAGAGATCAG GTTAACGCATACCGGAGCTGGGATACCTGAGTTTTTACTAAACCAAATGTTTGGGACTGAGGAAGATGTGTCAGAAGAAGGATTGAGCTTAATGGTTAGCCGGAAACTGGTGAAGCTGATGAATGGAGATGTTCAGTACTTGAGACAAGCTGGGAAATCAAGTTTCATTATCACTGCGGAACTCGCTGCAGCAAACAAGTAG